One Thalassospira marina DNA window includes the following coding sequences:
- the urtA gene encoding urea ABC transporter substrate-binding protein: MKTMLQTIVGAGALAWSAMAMTPAQAADDTIKIGVLHSLSGTMAISETTLKDTVLMLVDDLNKKGGLLGKKVEAVVVDPASDWPLFAEKARELLEKDKVAAVFGCWTSVSRKSVLPVFEEDNGLLFYPVQFEGEESSRNVFYTGAAPNQQAIPAVDYLMSEDGGGAQRFALLGTDYVYPRTTNKILRAYLHSKGVADEDIMENYTPFGHSDWQSIVSDVKGFASAGKKTAVVSTINGDANVPFYKELANQGIKAEDIPVVAFSVGEEELAGIDTAPLVGHLAAWNYFESVDSEANAAFIKKWHDYIGDEKRVTNDPMEATYIGFTMWAHAVEQAGTTDVDAVRQAMYGQKVPNLTGGVAVMNTNHYLSKPVLIGEVQDDGQFDTVWSTDDVVVGDSWSDYIPESAKLTADWTYPWVCGNCEKPTY, encoded by the coding sequence ATGAAGACGATGCTTCAGACGATCGTCGGCGCGGGGGCGCTGGCGTGGTCTGCAATGGCTATGACGCCCGCGCAGGCTGCTGATGACACGATCAAGATTGGCGTTCTGCACTCTCTTTCGGGAACGATGGCAATTTCGGAAACCACGCTGAAGGACACCGTCCTGATGCTGGTGGACGACCTTAATAAAAAAGGCGGCCTTCTGGGCAAGAAGGTTGAAGCTGTTGTTGTTGACCCGGCATCCGACTGGCCGCTTTTTGCCGAAAAGGCCCGCGAACTTCTGGAAAAAGACAAGGTCGCGGCGGTTTTCGGTTGCTGGACTTCGGTCTCGCGCAAATCGGTTCTGCCGGTGTTTGAAGAAGATAACGGTCTGCTGTTCTATCCGGTCCAGTTTGAAGGCGAAGAAAGCTCGCGCAATGTATTCTATACCGGTGCCGCGCCGAACCAGCAGGCGATCCCGGCTGTGGATTACCTGATGAGCGAAGATGGCGGCGGGGCGCAGCGTTTTGCCCTGCTGGGGACCGACTATGTTTATCCGCGTACCACCAATAAAATCCTGCGTGCCTATCTGCACAGCAAGGGTGTTGCCGATGAAGACATCATGGAAAATTACACGCCGTTCGGTCATTCCGACTGGCAGTCGATTGTTTCCGATGTGAAGGGCTTTGCCTCGGCTGGCAAGAAAACCGCTGTGGTTTCGACCATCAATGGTGATGCCAATGTACCGTTCTACAAGGAACTGGCAAACCAGGGCATCAAGGCTGAAGATATTCCTGTTGTTGCTTTCTCGGTCGGGGAAGAGGAACTGGCCGGTATTGATACCGCACCGCTGGTGGGGCATCTGGCCGCATGGAACTATTTTGAAAGCGTTGATAGCGAAGCCAACGCAGCTTTCATCAAAAAATGGCATGATTACATTGGCGATGAAAAACGCGTCACCAATGACCCGATGGAAGCCACCTATATCGGCTTTACCATGTGGGCGCATGCCGTTGAACAGGCAGGCACCACCGATGTCGATGCGGTTCGCCAGGCCATGTATGGCCAGAAAGTACCGAACCTGACGGGCGGTGTGGCTGTGATGAACACCAACCATTACCTGTCCAAACCGGTTCTGATTGGTGAAGTCCAGGATGACGGCCAGTTTGATACCGTCTGGAGCACCGATGACGTTGTCGTGGGTGATTCCTGGTCGGATTACATTCCTGAAAGCGCAAAGCTGACAGCCGACTGGAC